The Manihot esculenta cultivar AM560-2 chromosome 1, M.esculenta_v8, whole genome shotgun sequence genome has a window encoding:
- the LOC110631412 gene encoding uncharacterized protein LOC110631412 encodes MGSPLSFSLIILLSLASIRVEAQGIKSARLLDLVIRDYTFKSYGIHFKTGILHTVHLPANFSGIKVDTVRFRCGSLRRYGAQVKEFHLGIGVIVKPCVERVMVIRQNLGHNWSSIYYANYDLSGYQLVSPILGLLAYNGGSDVNFSNPFELGIHAGEKPITIDFTKTTNTANKSGIRPICASFENDGKVTLKTPVSHHVCVVTRHGHYGLVIESPPTGPPAAGATGQGRKTISLWKVVVGSTVGSALGIFLLGLLLVAMFVKVKKKARMEEMERRAYEEEALQVSMVGHVRAPTATVTRTMPAIEHEYIPYRRS; translated from the coding sequence ATGGGCTCTCCTCTTTCTTTCTCCTTGATAATTCTGCTCTCCTTGGCATCCATCAGAGTTGAAGCTCAAGGGATCAAATCTGCTCGTCTTCTCGATCTTGTCATTAGAGATTACACATTCAAGTCCTATGGCATACACTTCAAGACAGGTATACTACACACTGTGCATTTGCCGGCAAACTTTTCCGGCATCAAGGTGGATACTGTGCGGTTCCGGTGCGGCAGTCTCCGGAGATATGGTGCTCAGGTAAAGGAATTCCATCTGGGTATTGGTGTAATTGTGAAGCCATGTGTAGAGAGAGTGATGGTGATTAGACAAAACTTAGGACATAACTGGTCTTCTATATATTACGCCAACTATGACTTATCAGGATATCAACTCGTGTCCCCAATTTTAGGCCTTTTGGCTTACAATGGTGGCAGTGATGTGAATTTTAGCAACCCTTTTGAGCTTGGAATCCATGCTGGAGAAAAACCCATTACTATAGACTTTACCAAGACAACCAATACCGCAAACAAATCAGGAATCAGGCCAATCTGTGCTAGTTTTGAAAATGATGGAAAGGTGACACTGAAAACCCCTGTATCCCATCATGTTTGTGTTGTCACAAGGCATGGCCACTACGGCTTGGTGATCGAGTCGCCGCCAACAGGACCACCGGCGGCAGGAGCAACAGGGCAGGGAAGAAAAACGATCAGCCTGTGGAAAGTGGTGGTGGGGAGCACCGTCGGCTCTGCCTTGGGAATATTCCTATTGGGCTTGCTTTTGGTTGCAATGTTTGTTAAAGTAAAGAAGAAAGCGAGAATGGAAGAGATGGAGAGAAGAGCATATGAAGAGGAAGCTCTGCAAGTATCAATGGTTGGCCATGTGAGAGCACCTACAGCAACTGTTACTCGAACCATGCCTGCGATTGAACATGAGTATATACCTTATCGCCGTTCTTGA